A genomic segment from Armatimonadota bacterium encodes:
- the aroA gene encoding 3-phosphoshikimate 1-carboxyvinyltransferase, producing the protein MMSTLREITLLASPPDVCVEVPGSKSITNRALLLAALCEQQVSVTHALDSEDTQVMRDSLRRLGFRVEQPQSDIFRVQGEGGRIPSREADLWVANAGTAARFLTALVALGEGTYRIDGTPRMRQRPVQPLLDALNRLGAEAVSELGTGCPPVIVRAQGLRGGEVSVRGDISSQFLSALMMVAPCAQHTVTIRIEGELVSAPFVQMTLQMMRQFGVEAEWEEQKAHLAVPAPQQYHLAGGATYAVEPDATAASYFFAAAAITGGRVCVRGLNRDSLQGDIRFVDILQQMGCSVRWLSDAVEVKGTGVLHGVDVNMSDISDTFITLAVVAPFADSPTRIRGVEHARYQESNRVSAVATELRRLGVDVEEHIDGLTIYPDTPQGGTVQTYNDHRIAMAFALIGLRVPGIAIADPECVQKTFPSFFEKLQELEGGRQ; encoded by the coding sequence ATGATGAGCACCCTGCGCGAAATCACTCTACTCGCCTCCCCTCCCGATGTGTGTGTGGAGGTACCGGGCTCCAAAAGTATCACCAACCGCGCCCTGCTGCTGGCTGCCTTGTGTGAGCAACAGGTGAGCGTCACACATGCTCTCGATTCGGAAGACACTCAGGTCATGCGTGATAGCCTGCGCAGACTGGGCTTCCGTGTGGAACAACCCCAGAGCGACATCTTCCGGGTGCAGGGAGAAGGTGGCAGGATACCCTCCAGAGAAGCCGACTTGTGGGTCGCTAACGCGGGCACGGCGGCGCGTTTCCTGACCGCACTGGTCGCGCTGGGCGAGGGCACCTATCGCATAGACGGCACACCGCGTATGCGCCAGCGTCCCGTTCAGCCTCTGCTGGACGCTCTAAACAGGTTAGGAGCGGAAGCGGTCTCCGAGCTGGGCACAGGTTGTCCTCCGGTCATTGTGCGGGCGCAGGGATTGCGCGGAGGGGAGGTATCGGTACGGGGCGACATCAGCAGTCAGTTTCTCTCCGCGCTGATGATGGTTGCCCCCTGCGCCCAACACACTGTGACGATACGCATTGAGGGCGAGCTGGTATCGGCACCCTTCGTGCAGATGACACTGCAGATGATGCGGCAGTTTGGCGTGGAAGCAGAATGGGAAGAGCAGAAGGCTCACCTCGCTGTTCCCGCTCCACAACAGTACCATCTGGCAGGAGGAGCAACCTATGCCGTAGAACCCGACGCGACCGCCGCCTCCTACTTTTTCGCTGCCGCCGCCATCACCGGTGGACGTGTGTGCGTGCGTGGATTGAATCGCGATTCGCTGCAAGGCGATATCCGCTTCGTGGACATCCTGCAGCAGATGGGTTGTTCGGTGCGCTGGCTGTCGGACGCAGTAGAGGTCAAGGGTACAGGCGTCCTGCACGGCGTGGATGTGAACATGTCGGACATCTCGGATACCTTTATCACACTGGCAGTGGTCGCGCCCTTCGCCGATAGCCCTACGCGCATCCGAGGGGTGGAGCACGCCCGCTATCAGGAGAGCAACCGCGTGAGTGCGGTTGCCACCGAACTGCGCAGGCTGGGCGTGGATGTGGAAGAACATATCGACGGGTTAACAATCTACCCGGACACACCACAAGGGGGCACAGTGCAAACCTACAATGACCACCGTATCGCGATGGCGTTCGCGCTTATCGGGTTACGTGTGCCGGGCATCGCCATTGCCGATCCGGAGTGCGTGCAGAAGACCTTTCCGAGCTTTTTCGAGAAGCTGCAGGAGCTGGAGGGAGGTAGGCAGTGA
- the purE gene encoding N5-carboxyaminoimidazole ribonucleotide mutase, producing MSQPLVGIIMGSDSDLPTMRQAAEVLEEFGVPYEIRVLSVHRTTMDVIEYARTARQRGLRVIIAGAGGSAHLPGITASITTLPVIGVPVESKLQGWDSLLSIVQMPAGVPVATVAIGGARNAGILAVQILATADEQLHQKMVRFKEQLAEQSRAKNQNLPHLLQQNEKR from the coding sequence ATGTCGCAACCGCTGGTAGGAATCATTATGGGTAGTGACTCCGACCTGCCGACCATGCGTCAGGCAGCAGAGGTGCTGGAGGAGTTTGGCGTGCCGTATGAGATCAGGGTGCTTTCGGTGCATCGTACCACGATGGACGTGATAGAGTACGCCAGAACAGCGCGCCAGCGAGGACTGCGTGTGATTATTGCAGGAGCGGGTGGTTCGGCACATCTGCCCGGCATTACCGCCAGCATCACCACCCTGCCCGTCATTGGTGTACCCGTGGAGAGCAAGTTGCAGGGGTGGGACTCTCTGCTCTCCATCGTACAGATGCCCGCAGGTGTGCCTGTGGCTACGGTGGCTATCGGCGGCGCGCGTAACGCAGGTATTCTGGCAGTGCAGATTCTGGCAACCGCCGACGAGCAGCTGCATCAGAAGATGGTACGTTTTAAAGAGCAGCTTGCCGAGCAGTCGCGTGCTAAGAATCAGAACCTGCCCCACTTACTGCAACAGAACGAGAAACGCTAA
- a CDS encoding serine/threonine protein kinase, producing MRKASSRVSTGIAGLDEVLGGGLIPQRAYLLRGAPGTGKTLVGLHFLVDGARRENPLFIALDEPEHKVRQNAASVGLNLRGVCFLDLTPSSEFFAQAQTYDLFAPAEVERAPMTQMLVERIRALKPRRVFVDSMTHFRYFAPNEFEYRKQVLSFLRFLMEQRATVMFTSESSSIAPDDDLQSLSDGVIHLEMDGGNRRLQVTKMRGSSFRAGVHALRINGQGVQVYPQILPDSGRFTAVHEQVSSGIPDLDHMLHGGLERGTIALITGASGVGKTTLGMQFMKEAAARGERSVVYSFEEELPIVLRRCHSVGIPAASMMEHGTLSLVKIEPLQHSATEFAYIVREEVEQRGARIVMIDSVAGYRLSLQGEDLVGQLHALCKWLQSRGVVTLLVNETHTVSGPLLISEVGLSYLADTVLFLRYAEKYTSQRAELTRVIGVLKKRLSAFDHTLREFRITSEGVWIGPPIPQLRNIVADTPVWEEEA from the coding sequence ATGAGAAAAGCATCCTCACGCGTCTCCACCGGCATTGCCGGTCTGGATGAGGTGCTGGGAGGAGGTCTCATTCCCCAGCGAGCGTACCTGCTCAGGGGGGCACCCGGTACAGGCAAGACACTCGTCGGACTGCATTTCCTGGTAGATGGAGCGCGGCGGGAGAACCCCCTGTTCATTGCGCTGGATGAGCCAGAGCATAAGGTGCGTCAGAATGCTGCCAGCGTCGGTCTGAACCTGCGAGGAGTGTGCTTCCTGGACCTTACTCCTTCCTCTGAGTTCTTTGCACAGGCGCAAACGTACGACCTGTTCGCGCCGGCGGAGGTAGAACGTGCGCCGATGACCCAGATGCTGGTGGAACGCATACGTGCGCTGAAGCCGCGGCGGGTTTTCGTGGATTCGATGACGCATTTCCGCTATTTTGCCCCCAACGAGTTCGAGTATCGCAAACAGGTGTTGTCGTTTTTGCGCTTCCTGATGGAACAGAGGGCAACCGTGATGTTCACCTCCGAAAGCAGCTCCATCGCTCCTGATGACGACCTGCAATCGCTCAGCGATGGGGTCATCCATCTGGAAATGGACGGTGGCAACAGGCGATTGCAGGTAACCAAGATGCGCGGTTCTTCGTTCCGTGCCGGTGTACACGCGCTGCGAATCAACGGGCAGGGCGTGCAGGTGTATCCACAGATTCTGCCTGATTCTGGACGGTTTACTGCCGTGCATGAACAGGTGTCGTCCGGTATTCCAGATCTGGACCACATGCTGCACGGTGGTCTGGAACGCGGCACCATCGCGCTGATTACCGGGGCGAGCGGAGTGGGCAAAACCACACTGGGAATGCAGTTTATGAAAGAAGCAGCAGCGCGGGGTGAGCGATCGGTCGTGTACTCCTTCGAGGAGGAGTTACCGATCGTTCTGAGACGATGCCATTCGGTGGGTATCCCCGCTGCGTCGATGATGGAACATGGCACGCTCTCACTGGTAAAGATAGAGCCTTTGCAGCACTCAGCCACCGAGTTCGCCTACATAGTACGCGAGGAGGTGGAACAGCGTGGCGCGCGTATCGTGATGATAGACAGTGTGGCGGGCTACCGCCTGTCTCTGCAGGGGGAAGACCTCGTAGGGCAGCTGCACGCGCTGTGTAAATGGCTGCAGAGTCGTGGAGTGGTCACTTTGCTGGTGAACGAAACACATACGGTATCGGGTCCCCTGTTGATTAGCGAGGTGGGGCTGAGTTATCTGGCGGACACTGTGTTGTTCCTGCGTTACGCAGAGAAGTACACCTCGCAGAGGGCGGAATTGACGCGGGTCATTGGCGTGCTGAAAAAGCGGTTAAGCGCTTTTGATCACACCCTGCGCGAGTTTCGAATCACCTCGGAAGGTGTTTGGATAGGACCGCCCATTCCCCAGCTACGCAACATCGTCGCGGACACACCAGTCTGGGAAGAGGAAGCATGA
- a CDS encoding 1-acyl-sn-glycerol-3-phosphate acyltransferase, which produces MPCPVHERSTTLYVVSKWVLFPIFSVLFGMKVEGKENIPEGAAILAPNHTSYLDPPVVAYAAWPRKCCFMGKAPLFQIPVLRWYIRRAGCFPVHQNTADRQALRTALEVLKMGELLIMFPEGTRSGDGYLLEPQTGVALLAKLSGTPVVPTAVIGTREILPADPRLPRWHRLQVVFGEPMHYQRFAEQYESDRQTRDAFSHELMRRIGEMMESRGYRAFRPTAESPSPSQ; this is translated from the coding sequence ATGCCGTGCCCGGTTCACGAACGAAGCACCACCCTCTACGTAGTCTCGAAATGGGTGTTGTTTCCCATTTTCAGCGTGCTTTTTGGGATGAAGGTAGAAGGCAAGGAGAATATCCCGGAGGGCGCAGCCATCCTCGCCCCGAATCACACCAGCTACCTGGACCCGCCTGTGGTTGCATACGCCGCATGGCCTAGAAAGTGCTGCTTTATGGGCAAAGCGCCCTTGTTCCAGATACCGGTGCTTCGCTGGTATATCCGCCGCGCAGGTTGTTTCCCTGTTCACCAGAACACTGCCGATCGACAGGCGTTACGCACCGCGCTGGAAGTGCTGAAAATGGGGGAGCTGTTGATCATGTTCCCGGAGGGCACGCGCAGCGGTGATGGTTACCTGTTGGAACCGCAGACAGGGGTGGCGTTGCTGGCGAAGCTGAGCGGCACGCCTGTCGTACCGACCGCCGTGATAGGCACCCGCGAAATCCTGCCCGCTGACCCTCGCCTTCCCCGCTGGCATCGCTTGCAGGTGGTCTTCGGGGAACCCATGCACTACCAGCGGTTCGCTGAGCAGTACGAGAGCGACCGCCAGACACGCGATGCCTTTAGTCACGAACTCATGCGCCGAATCGGTGAGATGATGGAGAGCCGGGGCTACCGCGCCTTTCGTCCCACTGCCGAATCGCCCTCTCCGTCACAATAG
- a CDS encoding hybrid sensor histidine kinase/response regulator produces the protein MRVLLVDDNPNDRELIKRQIRKAIEDIQFIEAARYDDFTEALQQGDFDIVLTDYLLHWSDGLAVLQAVKLHYPHTPVIMVTDSGSEEIAARGMREGLSDYVLKGHLARLPSAMKEAIEREQLNREYARALEELQQSHHALQEAMQQLQQTQQQVIQQQRLRALGEMASGIAHDFNNALTPILGLTELLLDDPKVTADPQVKRYLEMIRTAAQDAAQTVSRLREFYRPRGRAELRQPLDVNTIVEEVVQLTAPRWREQAEAKGVFIRVHTDLQPVPLLLANGSELREVLQNLIFNAVDAMPCGGDITLRTWTAGSSGADWVVIEVQDNGVGMDEETRVRCFEPFFSTKGEQGSGLGLAVVYGIVQRHEGKIEIDSKVGEGTTVRVFLPVVSAETRVTTEGEDPAPLRPLRVLLVEDKPLVREVLREHLLRQGHTVETASDGQRGLQKFLASRYDLVITDLAMPAMSGEQLAMEIKKIAPNKPIILLTGFGDPRLAQNAYSELVDCVLIKPVTLFALRQAIAKVTAE, from the coding sequence ATGAGGGTGCTACTGGTAGATGATAATCCCAACGACCGGGAGCTGATCAAGCGACAGATCCGCAAGGCGATAGAGGACATCCAGTTCATAGAGGCAGCGCGTTATGATGACTTCACCGAGGCGTTGCAGCAGGGCGACTTTGACATCGTATTGACGGACTATCTGCTGCACTGGTCGGATGGTCTGGCGGTACTGCAAGCGGTCAAATTGCACTATCCCCATACGCCGGTGATTATGGTCACCGATTCAGGCAGTGAGGAGATTGCCGCACGCGGGATGCGCGAGGGGCTCAGTGATTACGTGCTCAAGGGGCATCTGGCACGTCTGCCCTCTGCGATGAAGGAGGCTATCGAGCGCGAGCAGCTGAACCGTGAATACGCACGTGCGCTCGAAGAGTTGCAGCAGTCGCACCACGCGCTGCAGGAGGCAATGCAACAGCTCCAGCAGACACAACAACAGGTGATTCAGCAGCAACGCCTGCGTGCGCTGGGCGAAATGGCAAGCGGTATCGCGCACGATTTCAATAATGCGCTGACGCCTATCCTGGGGTTGACCGAGTTGCTTCTGGACGACCCCAAAGTGACCGCCGACCCTCAGGTGAAGCGTTATCTGGAGATGATACGCACCGCCGCGCAGGATGCTGCGCAGACTGTTAGCCGACTGCGCGAGTTTTACCGACCACGCGGGCGTGCGGAACTGCGTCAGCCGCTGGATGTGAACACCATTGTGGAGGAGGTGGTGCAGCTCACCGCGCCGCGCTGGCGGGAGCAGGCAGAGGCGAAAGGCGTCTTTATTCGGGTACATACCGACCTGCAGCCGGTGCCGCTCCTCCTTGCCAACGGTAGCGAGCTGCGCGAGGTGTTGCAGAACCTGATTTTCAACGCGGTAGACGCTATGCCCTGCGGAGGCGACATCACTCTGCGCACCTGGACTGCAGGCAGCTCCGGTGCGGACTGGGTGGTGATAGAGGTGCAGGATAACGGTGTCGGTATGGATGAGGAGACTCGCGTGCGCTGTTTTGAGCCGTTCTTCAGCACGAAGGGCGAGCAGGGCTCGGGATTGGGGCTGGCGGTCGTGTACGGTATCGTGCAACGGCATGAGGGCAAGATAGAGATAGACAGTAAGGTGGGCGAAGGTACCACGGTGCGTGTTTTTCTGCCCGTTGTCTCCGCAGAAACCCGTGTCACTACTGAAGGAGAAGACCCCGCTCCCCTGCGTCCTCTGCGCGTTTTGCTGGTGGAAGACAAACCGCTGGTGCGCGAGGTGCTTCGGGAACACCTGCTGCGACAGGGGCACACGGTGGAGACAGCCTCGGACGGGCAGCGGGGACTGCAGAAGTTCCTGGCGTCACGTTACGACCTCGTGATTACCGACCTGGCGATGCCGGCGATGAGCGGCGAGCAGCTTGCAATGGAAATCAAGAAAATCGCCCCCAATAAACCCATCATCCTGCTGACTGGTTTCGGCGACCCACGCCTGGCACAGAATGCCTACTCTGAACTGGTAGACTGTGTGCTGATAAAGCCGGTAACGCTTTTCGCCCTACGCCAGGCGATTGCGAAGGTGACGGCAGAATAG
- the purK gene encoding N5-carboxyaminoimidazole ribonucleotide synthase, with protein sequence MDGVKRVGILGGGQLGRMLALAGYPLGIRTSLYDPEASACAGQVAPLTSAAYDQWDALADFAQGKECITYEFENVPLSAVQWLSTRIPVRPTPRALGMFQDRLLEKSFLQDIGVPVPRFAPIHPHEPDAALEKVGLPCVVKTRRFGYDGKGQVIVHDEQQYLQALASLAAHPLIAEELIDFEREVSVLGVRALDGQMEVYPLVENHHRGGILRLSLAPAPHTSLQLEAAAREYVTRLMETLDYVGVVAIELFQVGDLLIANEVAPRVHNSGHWTIEGAETSQFENHLRAICGFALGSTAPRGHSAMVNLIGDLPPVEEVLAIPHAHLHLYGKQPRPGRKIGHITVRADDAAQRDRWLEQVLQLYPDARL encoded by the coding sequence ATGGATGGTGTCAAGCGAGTAGGCATTTTGGGGGGCGGTCAGCTAGGACGTATGCTGGCTTTGGCTGGCTATCCCCTCGGCATCCGGACATCGCTGTATGACCCCGAAGCCAGCGCATGTGCTGGACAGGTCGCGCCCTTGACGAGCGCAGCTTACGACCAGTGGGATGCACTGGCTGATTTTGCGCAAGGCAAGGAGTGTATCACCTACGAGTTCGAGAATGTGCCTTTATCTGCTGTGCAGTGGTTGTCCACCAGGATACCGGTGCGTCCTACCCCTCGTGCCCTCGGGATGTTTCAGGACCGGCTGTTAGAAAAGTCGTTTCTGCAGGATATTGGCGTACCTGTGCCTCGCTTCGCGCCGATACATCCCCATGAACCAGACGCTGCGCTGGAAAAGGTGGGGTTGCCTTGCGTGGTGAAAACAAGGCGGTTCGGATACGACGGCAAAGGCCAGGTCATCGTGCACGATGAGCAGCAATACCTGCAGGCATTAGCCTCCCTCGCAGCGCATCCGCTGATAGCAGAGGAACTCATAGATTTCGAACGAGAGGTGTCGGTGCTGGGGGTGCGGGCTCTGGATGGTCAGATGGAGGTTTACCCGCTGGTGGAGAACCATCATCGAGGGGGCATTCTGCGTCTCTCTCTGGCTCCTGCACCCCATACCTCACTTCAGCTGGAGGCTGCTGCACGTGAGTATGTGACACGCCTGATGGAAACTCTCGATTACGTAGGGGTGGTGGCTATCGAGCTGTTTCAGGTAGGGGACCTTCTCATTGCCAACGAGGTTGCCCCACGAGTACACAACAGTGGTCACTGGACGATAGAAGGTGCGGAGACCAGCCAGTTTGAAAACCACCTGCGCGCCATCTGCGGTTTTGCTCTGGGTAGCACTGCTCCACGTGGGCACAGTGCTATGGTGAACCTGATTGGTGATTTACCGCCTGTGGAAGAGGTACTGGCTATCCCCCACGCCCACTTGCATCTCTACGGCAAGCAGCCTCGCCCGGGCAGGAAAATCGGGCATATTACTGTGCGTGCAGACGACGCTGCCCAGCGTGACAGATGGCTGGAACAGGTTTTGCAGCTGTACCCTGATGCCCGTCTTTAG
- a CDS encoding PfkB family kinase: protein MIEVTCLGILVADVVGKPIDTYPERGRLQLVERMELHSGGCAANTGVSLAKIGIRTAVIGKVGNDGFGDFLVQVLQKHGIDTRGVKRDEKEATSATMVMVHSDGERSFLHYIGANAALHLEDVDMDIVRQSKVLHVAGALVMPGIDGEPTAELLRRAKERGIITSFDTVWNTNSGWMNTIRPCLPYVDYMIPSIEEAKMLTGKEHPEDIAQVFLDHGVKVVGLKMGERGCYIRTADAKISIPRYQVEAVDALGAGDAFAAGFLTGVVKGWDLEQTGRFANAVGALCVTALGATTGVRSLEETLEFMQKTPLASG, encoded by the coding sequence ATGATAGAAGTAACCTGTCTGGGCATTCTGGTTGCCGATGTGGTCGGCAAACCGATAGACACCTACCCCGAACGCGGTCGACTGCAGCTGGTAGAGCGTATGGAACTGCACAGCGGTGGTTGCGCTGCGAACACGGGCGTATCACTGGCGAAGATTGGCATCCGGACCGCCGTCATCGGCAAGGTGGGCAACGACGGCTTTGGCGACTTTCTCGTGCAGGTTCTGCAGAAACACGGTATCGACACACGCGGCGTGAAGCGTGATGAGAAAGAAGCCACCAGCGCCACGATGGTGATGGTGCACAGCGACGGCGAACGCTCGTTCCTGCACTACATCGGTGCGAACGCCGCCCTGCATCTGGAAGACGTAGACATGGACATCGTGCGTCAGAGCAAGGTGCTGCATGTTGCGGGTGCGCTGGTGATGCCCGGCATCGACGGCGAGCCGACGGCAGAACTGTTGCGCCGGGCGAAGGAGAGGGGCATTATCACCAGCTTCGATACCGTGTGGAACACCAACAGTGGCTGGATGAACACCATCAGACCCTGCTTGCCGTATGTGGACTACATGATCCCCAGCATCGAAGAGGCGAAAATGCTCACCGGCAAGGAGCACCCCGAAGACATTGCACAGGTGTTTCTGGATCATGGCGTGAAGGTAGTGGGGCTGAAGATGGGCGAGCGGGGATGCTACATCCGCACAGCGGACGCGAAAATCTCCATCCCGCGCTATCAGGTGGAGGCGGTGGATGCACTGGGCGCAGGCGATGCCTTCGCGGCAGGCTTCCTGACGGGTGTGGTCAAAGGCTGGGATCTGGAGCAGACGGGACGCTTCGCCAATGCTGTGGGTGCGCTGTGCGTCACCGCTCTCGGCGCAACGACGGGCGTGCGCTCACTGGAAGAGACCTTAGAGTTCATGCAAAAGACGCCCCTGGCGTCAGGATGA
- the selD gene encoding selenide, water dikinase: protein MLRQFPHIAHPDLLVGIDTRDDAGVFRVREDMALVQTVDFFTPIVDDPYWYGAIAAANSFSDVYAMGGTPLTALNLVCFPIDHAPAEMLADILRGGYDKAQEAGVVIVGGHSVDDPEPKYGMAVTGIVHPQQVVTNAGAKPGDVLVLTKPLGSGIITTAAKFDECPPQVLAEAIRVMAMLNRGAAEAMQEVGVHAATDITGFGLIGHLHQMALASGVAFRLFSQKVPLLSEAERLAMLGNTTRGGSLNREYVGDSLQFADSVSLPMQHVLLDPQTSGGLVIAVAREREEALLEALRAHQTPCAAVVGEVLEGTPGLIVVE, encoded by the coding sequence GTGCTGCGCCAGTTTCCTCATATCGCTCATCCTGACCTGCTGGTGGGCATAGATACCCGTGACGATGCAGGGGTATTTCGTGTCCGCGAGGACATGGCGCTCGTGCAAACGGTGGATTTCTTCACCCCGATAGTGGACGACCCTTACTGGTATGGCGCGATTGCGGCGGCGAATTCCTTCAGCGACGTATACGCCATGGGGGGTACGCCGCTCACCGCGCTGAATCTGGTATGCTTCCCTATCGATCACGCCCCTGCTGAGATGCTGGCAGACATCCTGCGCGGTGGCTACGACAAGGCTCAGGAGGCAGGTGTCGTCATCGTCGGCGGGCATAGCGTAGATGACCCTGAGCCCAAATACGGCATGGCGGTGACCGGAATCGTACACCCCCAGCAGGTGGTGACCAATGCAGGGGCGAAGCCGGGCGACGTTCTGGTGCTGACCAAGCCTCTGGGAAGCGGTATTATCACCACCGCCGCCAAGTTTGACGAGTGCCCGCCCCAGGTGCTGGCAGAGGCGATACGGGTGATGGCGATGCTTAACCGCGGCGCGGCAGAGGCGATGCAAGAGGTAGGCGTGCACGCTGCCACCGACATCACCGGTTTCGGGCTCATTGGTCATTTGCACCAGATGGCTCTGGCGAGTGGGGTGGCGTTCCGCCTCTTCTCGCAAAAAGTCCCTCTGTTGTCGGAGGCAGAGCGGCTGGCGATGCTAGGCAACACCACACGCGGAGGCAGTTTGAACCGTGAGTACGTGGGGGACTCTCTGCAGTTTGCGGACAGTGTTTCGCTGCCAATGCAGCACGTGTTGCTGGACCCGCAGACGTCAGGTGGACTGGTCATCGCGGTCGCTCGCGAGCGTGAGGAGGCTCTGCTAGAGGCGCTGCGTGCCCACCAGACTCCCTGCGCAGCGGTGGTTGGAGAAGTATTGGAAGGCACACCGGGGCTCATCGTGGTGGAGTAG
- a CDS encoding cytidylate kinase: MKQMIIAIDGPAGAGKSSVAKRVAQSLGYRYLDTGALYRALAWKALQRGLRPQDTRYIIEMTRETRVELLQQNGEQRVLVDGQDVTEAIRTPEVGNLASPISAIPEVREILLDWQREFGKQGGTVAEGRDTGTVVFPNAEVKVFLTASLDERARRRHKELLERGINISLEQVKLDMEARDQRDSTRHVAPLRPAPDAVIIDTDTMSLDEVVEEVLRICRARFTNEAPPST, from the coding sequence GTGAAGCAGATGATCATCGCCATAGACGGTCCCGCCGGCGCGGGTAAGAGCAGTGTGGCAAAGCGCGTAGCTCAGTCGCTTGGTTATCGGTATCTGGATACCGGGGCGCTGTATCGTGCCCTGGCATGGAAGGCGTTGCAGCGAGGCTTGCGTCCACAAGACACACGGTATATTATAGAGATGACGCGGGAAACGCGGGTGGAGCTGTTGCAGCAGAACGGCGAGCAGCGTGTGCTGGTGGATGGACAGGATGTCACCGAAGCCATCCGCACGCCGGAGGTGGGCAATCTCGCCTCGCCCATTTCCGCCATCCCGGAGGTGCGCGAGATACTGCTGGACTGGCAACGGGAGTTCGGCAAACAAGGAGGCACCGTGGCGGAAGGGCGCGACACAGGCACAGTGGTTTTTCCGAACGCAGAGGTGAAGGTGTTCCTGACCGCCTCGCTGGACGAGCGTGCCCGCCGTCGCCACAAGGAGCTGCTGGAGCGGGGCATCAACATCTCTCTGGAGCAGGTGAAGCTGGACATGGAAGCCCGCGACCAGCGTGATAGCACACGCCACGTCGCTCCGCTGCGCCCCGCGCCGGATGCAGTGATCATCGACACCGATACCATGAGCCTCGACGAGGTGGTGGAGGAGGTGCTGAGAATATGCCGTGCCCGGTTCACGAACGAAGCACCACCCTCTACGTAG